In Maridesulfovibrio frigidus DSM 17176, a genomic segment contains:
- the icd gene encoding NADP-dependent isocitrate dehydrogenase, translating to MSKRTVYYIEGDGIGPEVWGPTRPIINAALDKAYGGAKTLDWQELLAGEKAFKATGEYLPQATLDTLKTADLAMKGPLQTPVGKGFRSLNVTIRQTFDLYACIRPIQYFKGIESPVKRPDLVDIVVFRENTEDVYAGIEWSSNSPEAKRVIDFLVDEMGAKIDPTAGIGIKPITPAGSKRLVRRALDFALEQNRESVTLVHKGNIMKYTEGGFRQWGYDLAEEDYAGRVVKEGEEADGKVVINDRIADAMFQELLMRPEKYSVLATTNLNGDYLSDALAAQVGGLGLSPGVNMGDTLAFYEATHGTAPTIAGKDMANPGSLILSGAMMLEHIGCGEAAELVRNAVEKALADKKVTIDLSSQISGATTVGCKEFGEIILANL from the coding sequence TTGTCTAAAAGAACAGTATATTACATCGAAGGTGATGGTATTGGCCCAGAAGTATGGGGTCCTACACGTCCAATTATTAACGCTGCGCTTGATAAAGCGTACGGCGGTGCTAAAACACTGGACTGGCAGGAACTTCTTGCTGGTGAAAAAGCTTTTAAAGCAACCGGTGAATATCTACCTCAGGCTACTCTTGATACCTTGAAGACTGCTGATCTGGCTATGAAAGGACCTCTTCAGACTCCAGTTGGAAAAGGTTTCCGTTCCTTGAACGTTACTATCCGTCAAACTTTTGACTTGTATGCTTGTATCCGTCCTATCCAATATTTCAAGGGCATTGAATCTCCTGTCAAAAGACCTGATTTAGTTGATATTGTCGTTTTCCGTGAAAACACAGAGGACGTTTACGCTGGAATTGAGTGGAGCTCCAATTCTCCTGAAGCAAAAAGAGTCATCGACTTTTTAGTTGACGAAATGGGCGCTAAAATTGACCCCACCGCTGGAATCGGCATTAAGCCAATCACTCCAGCAGGATCAAAACGATTAGTTCGCAGAGCACTTGATTTTGCTCTTGAGCAAAACCGCGAGTCCGTAACTTTGGTTCATAAAGGTAATATCATGAAGTACACTGAGGGTGGATTCCGTCAGTGGGGTTATGATCTTGCTGAGGAAGATTACGCTGGTAGAGTTGTAAAAGAAGGCGAAGAAGCTGACGGTAAAGTTGTAATCAACGACCGTATTGCTGATGCTATGTTCCAGGAACTGCTTATGCGTCCTGAAAAATACAGCGTTCTTGCTACAACCAACCTTAACGGTGATTACCTTTCCGATGCACTGGCCGCACAGGTTGGCGGACTTGGTCTTTCACCAGGTGTTAACATGGGCGATACTCTTGCATTCTACGAGGCAACTCACGGAACAGCTCCTACCATCGCAGGAAAAGACATGGCTAACCCGGGTAGCTTGATTCTTTCCGGTGCAATGATGCTTGAGCATATCGGTTGCGGTGAAGCAGCTGAGCTGGTCAGAAATGCTGTCGAAAAAGCCTTGGCTGACAAAAAAGTTACCATTGATCTTTCAAGCCAGATCAGCGGAGCGACAACCGTAGGTTGTAAAGAGTTCGGTGAGATTATTCTCGCTAACTTGTAG
- a CDS encoding flagellin N-terminal helical domain-containing protein gives MSLVINHNMMAMNANRNLGAAYNDLGVSTRRLSSGLRVGSAADDAAGLAIRELMRADVKTLNQGMRNANDAISMIQTADGALGVIDEKLIRMKELATQAATGTYNSDQRLIIDSEYQAMASEITRIANATDFNGIHLLNGNLSGENSAHNGNTLTATGPVKVHFGSGNDSAEDYYYVSINTSTASALGVGAAAGNSISTQALAQQSLDKLNNAIISKDKIRANLGSLQNRLENTITNLSIQAENVQASESRISDVDVATEMTEFTKNQILTQAAVAMLGQANNMPRMAMQLIG, from the coding sequence ATGTCGCTCGTAATTAATCACAACATGATGGCAATGAATGCTAACCGTAACCTTGGTGCAGCTTACAACGACCTTGGCGTTTCAACTCGTAGACTGTCTTCTGGTCTCCGCGTTGGATCCGCAGCAGATGATGCAGCTGGTCTCGCAATTCGCGAACTGATGCGTGCTGATGTTAAGACTTTGAATCAGGGTATGCGTAACGCAAATGATGCTATCTCTATGATCCAGACCGCTGACGGAGCGCTCGGGGTTATCGATGAAAAGTTGATTCGAATGAAGGAACTTGCCACACAGGCAGCCACCGGTACTTACAACTCTGACCAGCGTTTGATCATCGACTCTGAATATCAGGCCATGGCGTCAGAAATTACTCGTATTGCCAACGCAACTGACTTCAACGGAATTCACCTTCTTAACGGTAACTTGTCCGGTGAGAACTCTGCTCATAACGGTAATACTCTAACAGCTACCGGCCCTGTTAAGGTCCATTTCGGATCTGGTAATGACAGTGCGGAAGATTATTACTACGTCTCTATCAATACTTCTACTGCATCTGCTCTTGGTGTTGGTGCTGCCGCTGGTAACTCCATCTCCACTCAGGCTCTTGCACAGCAGTCTCTTGATAAGCTGAATAACGCAATCATATCCAAGGATAAGATTCGTGCAAACCTTGGTTCTCTCCAGAATAGACTGGAAAATACCATTACCAACCTCTCAATCCAGGCTGAAAACGTTCAGGCTTCGGAATCACGTATTTCCGATGTCGACGTCGCGACTGAAATGACTGAGTTCACTAAGAACCAGATCTTGACTCAGGCCGCAGTGGCCATGCTAGGACAGGCTAATAATATGCCGAGAATGGCAATGCAGCTCATTGGTTAA
- a CDS encoding efflux RND transporter periplasmic adaptor subunit, whose amino-acid sequence MRKVQLLVLCLFLLSTVTAFAAEEKKAPQMPPAHVVIAKSYSGQVAPESAYIGTVYFSEVSDVASEVTGKVVKVEVEEGNQVKKGDVLIRLGSDLLNTEIRASKAAYAEAKANYQSAQRDNERITKLFKGGSVHEGEYDSKRFRAMAMESEMASSMAQLRMLQIQHSKKTIRAPFDGVVIKRTVYLGEWISRGEEVAKIGMNTSYDVVVNVPQDVSQVVKPGLEVGISVGGKELTGQVFAVIPRGDVASRTFPVKIRVHGDNSLAQGMEARVSLPSGLASETVVVPRDAVISMRGATMVIIIVDGKATPVPVQVIGYKGMNAGVRGKGLAADMDVVVKGNERLRPGQAVVIDNK is encoded by the coding sequence ATGCGTAAGGTTCAACTTTTAGTTTTATGTTTGTTCTTGTTGTCAACAGTTACAGCTTTTGCTGCTGAAGAAAAAAAAGCTCCTCAGATGCCGCCGGCTCATGTTGTGATTGCCAAATCATATTCCGGTCAAGTGGCTCCTGAGTCGGCATATATCGGTACGGTTTACTTTTCGGAAGTTTCAGATGTTGCATCAGAGGTTACCGGTAAAGTTGTGAAGGTTGAAGTTGAGGAAGGTAATCAGGTTAAAAAGGGTGATGTGCTGATCCGCCTTGGTTCAGATCTACTAAATACTGAGATTAGAGCATCCAAAGCCGCTTATGCTGAAGCCAAGGCTAATTATCAGTCAGCTCAGCGCGATAATGAACGTATCACCAAACTTTTCAAAGGTGGGTCTGTCCATGAAGGTGAATATGACTCCAAAAGATTTAGAGCGATGGCAATGGAAAGTGAAATGGCCTCTTCCATGGCCCAATTGCGCATGCTCCAAATTCAGCATTCCAAAAAGACGATCCGCGCTCCATTTGACGGAGTGGTTATTAAAAGAACCGTATATCTTGGAGAATGGATTTCACGCGGTGAAGAAGTTGCCAAAATAGGCATGAATACCAGCTATGACGTTGTCGTAAATGTTCCTCAGGATGTTTCACAGGTTGTTAAGCCGGGTCTTGAAGTTGGCATAAGTGTCGGTGGTAAAGAACTTACAGGGCAGGTCTTTGCTGTTATTCCACGCGGCGATGTTGCCAGCCGTACTTTTCCTGTAAAGATTCGGGTTCATGGTGATAACAGCCTTGCACAAGGGATGGAGGCTAGAGTTTCTCTGCCGTCCGGTCTTGCCAGCGAAACAGTTGTAGTTCCACGTGATGCAGTGATCTCTATGCGCGGCGCAACAATGGTGATTATCATTGTCGACGGCAAAGCAACTCCTGTTCCTGTTCAGGTTATTGGGTACAAAGGCATGAATGCCGGAGTGCGCGGTAAGGGTTTAGCTGCTGATATGGACGTTGTTGTTAAGGGAAATGAAAGACTAAGGCCCGGACAGGCTGTAGTCATTGATAATAAGTAG
- a CDS encoding substrate-binding periplasmic protein, which yields MLTRKSFGIFFISLFIISLSCLRAFAHAEVNISSVIYPPIISKQVIPGLGYGILRDITTESFKAVAVKVNYDLLPMARNVWSVVQEQDSICLGSIEWFKEQEKDVIVDHVEIINLTFKAFYKKSRFPHRITFDSLDELRKYTFGNVRGSSSQQTFDNAKIKTDLVRNIQLNFKKLNLGRFDFAISLDVTGNYLIRKLFPNRVSEFAKIEKPLLKATLSLIILKEQSRLKEHFMEGLSIIAKNGTYYNILKKYYGEDEIPKGTIPKSILHLMKENKR from the coding sequence ATGCTCACCCGCAAGTCATTTGGAATATTCTTCATAAGCCTCTTTATTATTAGCTTATCTTGCCTGAGAGCCTTCGCCCATGCGGAAGTAAATATTTCCTCCGTAATATATCCTCCGATAATATCTAAACAGGTTATTCCCGGTCTTGGATATGGAATACTCAGAGATATTACGACTGAGTCTTTTAAGGCTGTCGCGGTAAAAGTAAATTATGATTTATTACCTATGGCAAGAAATGTTTGGTCAGTCGTGCAGGAGCAGGATTCCATTTGTTTAGGAAGTATAGAGTGGTTTAAAGAGCAGGAAAAAGATGTAATTGTTGATCATGTTGAGATTATTAACCTCACATTCAAGGCTTTTTATAAAAAAAGTAGATTCCCACACAGGATTACATTCGACTCGCTGGATGAATTAAGAAAATACACTTTTGGAAATGTTCGAGGTAGCAGTAGCCAGCAAACTTTTGATAATGCAAAAATTAAAACAGACCTGGTCAGAAATATACAGCTGAATTTTAAAAAATTAAATCTCGGACGATTTGATTTTGCAATTTCACTAGATGTGACCGGAAACTATTTAATTAGAAAGCTGTTTCCAAATCGTGTTTCCGAGTTTGCAAAGATTGAAAAGCCTTTGCTCAAAGCAACTCTTTCACTCATAATTTTAAAAGAGCAATCGAGATTAAAAGAACACTTTATGGAAGGATTAAGCATAATTGCGAAAAATGGAACATACTACAATATCTTAAAAAAATATTACGGTGAGGATGAAATTCCTAAGGGAACTATACCTAAATCTATCCTGCATCTTATGAAAGAAAATAAGAGATAA